The sequence CGATGCGCAGCGGTTCCCGGGCACCGAACTGCGCGCACAATGGCCGGAGCAGGCCTTCACCGAGCTGCATCCCGACGAGCGCACCGCGGTGGTGACCTTCACTCACGATCCCAAGATCGACGATCCCGCGCTGTGCGCGGCGCTGCAGAGCCCCGCCTTCTACGTCGGCGCACTCGGCAGTCGCCGCACCCACGCAGCACGCCTGGAGCGGCTGAGGGAACAGGTGCCGGGCGCCGATTTGACGCGCATCCACGCGCCCATTGGCTTGAATCTGGGCGGCCGCGAACCGGGGGAGATCGCAGTCGCTGCCCTGGCGCAGATCGTCGAGCAGCGCAACCGCGAGGTGATGCCATGATCTTCGGCGAGTTTCCGCTGCATGACGCTGAAGGCGTGCTGCTCGCTCATAGCCTGCGGTTGCCCGAGCGCACGCTGCGCAAGGGACGGCGCCTGGGAGCGCCCGAAATCGAAGCCTTGCGAGCGGCCAACCGCGAGTCTGTGTACGGCTGTCGTCTGGATGTCGAGGACGTGGACGAGAATCAGGCGGCCGCCCAGGTAGCGGCCGTATTGCAGGGCGACGGGACCCACGCCGCACGACCCGGCGCCGGCCACTGCAACCTGGTGGCCGATGTCGCCGGTCTGGTGCGACTCGATCCCCACCGTATCGAAGCACTCAATCTGCTCGACGAGGACCTGCTGGTCGCCACTGCGGCGCCCTGGCAGCGGGTCGCGCCCGGGGACCTGGTGACACGCGTAAAAATCGCCTCTTTCGCCATTCCCGGCCAGCGCCTGGAACATTGCCTTGACGCCATCGACGCCAGCGCAACCCGCATCGCGGTTGCACCGTTCCGGCAACTGCGGGTCGCGCTGATCCTGACCCGGCTTGGCGCAGGCGACGAAAAACGAACCAGCGAGCTCCGTGACGGCATGCAGCGGCGGTTGGTACAACTGGGTAACGGTATCGACCTGGAGATCACCTGCGGGCACCAGCCCCAGGCGGTGGCCGCGGCGATCGCCCGGGCACGCGGCGCGGGGTGCGAACTGATCATCATCGGCGCCGCCTCGGCCACCGTGGATCGCGCTGACATGATCCCCGCAGGCATCCGCCTTAGCGGTGGCCGCATCGAGCGCTTCGGCTTCCCCCTGGAACCGGGCAGCATGCTGGTGCTGGCCCGGCAGGACGACACCCCCATCCTGGTACTGCCCGGCTGCGCCCGTTCACCCAAACCCAACGGGCTCGACGGGCTGCTGGCGCGCATCGTCGCGGGCCACCCCCCCAGCGACACCGAGATGGCCCGATGGGGCTGCGGAGGACTGTTGCCCGGGCAGCGCGCCAAGCCGGAGGGTGACGCAAAATCCAACGAACGGGCGAAGTCAGAGCAGCCCCGAATCGCGGCTATCGTGCTGGCCGCGGGCCGCTCGCAGCGCATGGGGGATGACAACAAGCTGCTGCGGCCGGTAGCGGGAACTCCGATGGTCCGCCATGCCGTCAATGCCGCGTTGGGCGTTCCCCTGGCCGGTGTGGTGGTGGTGACGGGACACCAGCACGAACAGATCGCCGCCACTCTCAGCGCTCACGACATCACGCTGGCGCACAACCCCGACTACGCCAGTGGTCTCTCCTCCTCGCTGCGCGCCGGCCTGGCCGCGCTCCCCGCCGGCATCGACGGCGTCGTCGTCCTGCTCGGCGATATGCCGCTGGTCACCGCCGCGCATCTGGCGCGCATCCTCGATGCCTTCGCACCCGATGCGGGGCGCAGCATTATCGT is a genomic window of Pseudomonadota bacterium containing:
- a CDS encoding xanthine dehydrogenase; protein product: MKRLLLDQLRAFQQAHRSLALVTRLADGAQALVCCNESRGDLELNLEQLKQVRQLLLNNRSASLAGEGLFVRSYSPPLRLIIVGAVHISQLLAPMAALAGFDVVVVDPRQAFADAQRFPGTELRAQWPEQAFTELHPDERTAVVTFTHDPKIDDPALCAALQSPAFYVGALGSRRTHAARLERLREQVPGADLTRIHAPIGLNLGGREPGEIAVAALAQIVEQRNREVMP
- a CDS encoding 4-diphosphocytidyl-2C-methyl-D-erythritol kinase codes for the protein MIFGEFPLHDAEGVLLAHSLRLPERTLRKGRRLGAPEIEALRAANRESVYGCRLDVEDVDENQAAAQVAAVLQGDGTHAARPGAGHCNLVADVAGLVRLDPHRIEALNLLDEDLLVATAAPWQRVAPGDLVTRVKIASFAIPGQRLEHCLDAIDASATRIAVAPFRQLRVALILTRLGAGDEKRTSELRDGMQRRLVQLGNGIDLEITCGHQPQAVAAAIARARGAGCELIIIGAASATVDRADMIPAGIRLSGGRIERFGFPLEPGSMLVLARQDDTPILVLPGCARSPKPNGLDGLLARIVAGHPPSDTEMARWGCGGLLPGQRAKPEGDAKSNERAKSEQPRIAAIVLAAGRSQRMGDDNKLLRPVAGTPMVRHAVNAALGVPLAGVVVVTGHQHEQIAATLSAHDITLAHNPDYASGLSSSLRAGLAALPAGIDGVVVLLGDMPLVTAAHLARILDAFAPDAGRSIIVPTFEGTRGNPVLWSRRFFPEMMALEGDVGARRLMRQYPDLVFDLAMDDAAVLTDIDTPGTLADLK